A single region of the Salvia miltiorrhiza cultivar Shanhuang (shh) chromosome 8, IMPLAD_Smil_shh, whole genome shotgun sequence genome encodes:
- the LOC131001396 gene encoding uncharacterized protein LOC131001396 yields the protein MDAPESPPQPASSPPLTSVAIDAVDDPLSSTYASLNSHCHDLSTLQDLACRGAWRTILDKVARSRSLSLLSRPHEHLIYLTFNVLALVKLRRYADAQQELETLDDDLGSKQYLFESYPDQYPNHKPGSMIPFALRWLHVHLPFTLGDRQLSLDRLYILLHFIRDTKLSRSRDSITEISMNLWKKRETFVINSIVSHHLSLKEFKVCLYLLKAETSKTEDPFMVSKLGYVQMQYGDLDGAKRSFKLVEKMVEKSESGDVSLKNLVGRNKALIYLVGKDYVSAVREYEECMERDASDVVAINNKALCLMYLRDLSDSIKVLESALERVPTVALNETLVVNLCSMYELAYVNHADVKKTLSTWIARVAPDDFDTSCTRI from the coding sequence ATGGACGCGCCTGAATCACCACCACAACCGGCGAGCTCTCCTCCGCTCACCTCCGTCGCCATCGACGCGGTAGACGACCCGCTCTCGAGTACGTACGCGTCTCTGAACTCCCACTGTCACGATCTCTCCACTCTGCAGGACCTCGCCTGCCGCGGCGCGTGGCGGACGATCCTAGACAAGGTGGCGCGTTCGCGATCGCTCTCCCTTCTTTCGCGGCCGCACGAACACCTAATATACCTCACCTTCAATGTTCTCGCCTTGGTCAAGCTCCGCCGCTACGCTGACGCGCAGCAAGAGCTCGAAACCCTAGATGATGATCTCGGATCCAAGCAATACCTGTTCGAGTCGTATCCGGATCAGTACCCGAACCACAAGCCCGGATCCATGATCCCTTTCGCGCTCCGTTGGTTGCACGTGCACTTGCCATTTACCCTAGGTGATCGCCAATTATCCCTTGATCGCCTTTACATCCTTCTGCATTTCATTCGCGACACGAAATTGTCGCGCAGTCGCGATTCGATTACTGAAATCTCGATGAATCTTTGGAAGAAGCGTGAGACGTTTGTGATCAATTCAATTGTGAGTCATCATTTGAGTCTGAAGGAATTTAAGGTGTGTCTGTATTTGTTGAAGGCGGAGACTAGTAAAACCGAGGATCCTTTCATGGTATCCAAACTAGGGTACGTGCAGATGCAATACGGTGATCTTGATGGGGCGAAACGGAGCTTTAAATTGGTCGAGAAAATGGTGGAGAAGAGTGAGAGTGGGGATGTGAGTTTAAAGAATTTGGTGGGTAGGAATAAGGCATTGATTTATTTGGTTGGGAAGGATTATGTGTCTGCTGTGAGGGAGTATGAAGAGTGTATGGAGAGGGATGCATCCGACGTTGTGGCTATCAACAACAAAGCTCTCTGTTTGATGTATTTGAGGGATTTGTCGGACTCGATCAAGGTGTTGGAAAGTGCATTGGAGAGGGTTCCGACTGTGGCATTGAATGAGACGCTTGTTGTAAATTTGTGTAGTATGTATGAGCTGGCCTATGTGAATCATGCTGATGTTAAGAAAACTCTTAGTACTTGGATTGCAAGAGTGGCTCCGGATGACTTCGATACTTCATGTACCAGGATTTGA
- the LOC131001395 gene encoding bifunctional aspartate aminotransferase and glutamate/aspartate-prephenate aminotransferase-like has translation MPAAASFSIQPTSRIGNQPQPKSLANVALTSNSLSFSSQLQTFSLKSLSTTRQLHPQGFSASVRAEINSDTMQVDISLSPRVNSLKPSKTMAITDQATALVQAGVPVIRLAAGEPDFDTPIPIAEAGINAIREGFTRYTPNAGTLELRTAICHKLKEENGISYTPDQILVSNGAKQCILQAVLAVCSPGDEVIIPAPFWVSYPEMARLADATPVILPTSISENFLLDPKVLESTLTEKSRLLILCSPSNPTGSVYPRKLLEQIAEIVAKHPRLLVISDEIYEHIIYAPASHTSFASLPGMWDRTLTVNGFSKAFAMTGWRLGYLAGPKHFVSACGKIQSQSTSGASSISQKAGVAALGLGYAGGEAVANMVKAFRERRDALVKSFGELGGVQISEPQGAFYLFLDFSSYYGSKVDGFGVINGSEALCRYLLDKAHVALVPGDAFGDDTCIRISYAESLPTLEAAVERIKNALVALKPAVPV, from the exons ATGCCGGCAGCTGCCTCTTTTTCTATTCAGCCCACATCAAGAATTGGGAACCAGCCTCAGCCTAAATCTCTCGCAAATGTTGCACTCACTTCCAATTCACTTTCTTTCTCATCCCAACTGCAGACATTCTCCCTCAA ATCGCTATCTACAACAAGGCAACTGCATCCTCAAGGATTTAGTGCATCGGTGAGAGCAGAGATAAACTCGGACACGATGCAGGTTGATATCTCGTTGAGCCCTAGAGTTAACTCCTTGAAGCCTTCAAAGACGATGGCTATCACAGACCAGGCAACTGCACTTGTACAAGCCGGTGTCCCCGTTATTCGACTAGCAGCAGGAGAACCGGATTTCGACACTCCAATTCCAATTGCTGAG GCTGGGATTAATGCAATTCGTGAAGGGTTCACTAGGTATACTCCTAATGCAGGCACATTGGAGCTCCGCACAGCTATTTGTCACAAGCTTAAAG AGGAGAATGGAATATCCTACACACCCGATCAGATTTTGGTGAGCAATGGTGCAAAACAGTGTATTCTTCAGGCAGTTCTTGCAGTATGTTCCCCTGGAGACGAG GTGATTATTCCAGCTCCATTTTGGGTGAGCTACCCAGAGATGGCAAGGTTGGCCGACGCTACCCCTGTAATTCTTCCTACGAGCATATCTGAAAATTTCCTTCTAGATCCAAAGGTTCTAGAGTCCACATTGACTGAGAAGTCGAGGCTGTTGATTCTTTGCTCCCCATCCAACCCGACAGGGTCTGTTTACCCCCGTAAACTGCTTGAACAGATTGCTGAGATTGTAGCAAAGCATCCCAGGCTTCTT GTTATATCCGATGAAATCTATGAACATATCATTTATGCCCCAGCAAGTCATACAAGCTTTGCATCTTTGCCAGGCATGTGGGATAGAACTTTGACTGTCAATGGCTTTTCAAAG GCGTTCGCCATGACCGGTTGGAGACTCGGGTATCTTGCTGGTCCAAAGCACTTCGTTTCTGCATGTGGGAAGATCCAAAGTCAG TCAACTTCAGGTGCCAGCAGTATATCTCAAAAGGCCGGTGTTGCTGCTCTAGGATTGGGTTATGCTGGCGGGGAAGCAGTCGCGAATATGGTCAAAGCATTCCGTGAGAGAAGAGATGCTCTGGTCAAGAGCTTCGGAGAATTGGGTGGAGTCCAAATTTCAGAGCCTCAG GGAGCTTTCTATCTTTTCCTCGATTTCAGCTCTTACTATGGCTCAAAGGTTGATGGCTTCGGTGTCATCAATGGTTCGGAGGCCCTCTGCCGATATTTGCTCGACAAGGCTCAT GTTGCCCTTGTTCCCGGGGATGCTTTCGGAGACGACACCTGCATCCGCATCTCATATGCTGAGTCTCTGCCAACTCTTGAGGCGGCCGTGGAGAGGATCAAGAACGCGCTCGTTGCCCTCAAGCCCGCTGTCCCCGTCTAG